The DNA region TCAGTCACTATGGTGTCTGGCAACGGATTGTGAATTCCCGGGTTCGTTTTGCCGCTGTGTTTGAGGATGACATCCATATTGCGCCCGGCTTGTACGAATTGCTGGAAGGGGATGACTGGATAGCGGATAGTGTTGATATTATTCGCCTGGACACCTCCACCAACCGCGTACGCCTGGGACCTGAGCCTGCGCTGCAATGCCATTCACACTATTTTTATCGCCTGCTTTCCACCAGCTGGTGTACCGGTGGTTACATTATCCACCAGCGTACTGCCAGGCAATTGCTGGATTTGGCTCCGCGTTACCATCAACCTTCCGATGTGTTGCTGTTTAATCACGAGGAGTCTGCGATTGCGCGCCAGCTCAAGGTATTGCAAGCCTCGCCGGCATTGTGCGTGCAGGATAAGCATCACCGGGGAGCTGTGACGTTTTCCAGTAATATCGAAGCGGGGGCAACGCGCGATTGGCGCTTGTATTGCCGGCAGTGTTTGCAGGGCGGTTATCGCTACCTGGCGGGCTATAAACGGGTGGAGTTCAAAGGCTAGGTTCTCCTGCATCAATCTCCCTTCATAAATTCCACACCTAAATAAATCCCAGCCACTGTTGCAATTTGTTGATCACCGGTTTTGCCCTGGCCGGTGCCAGGGCGGCGCTTTCGCCCAAAATGTGTCGGGTTTCCTGGCGAAACACCAGCGACATGATGGCGATATAACAGCAAGCCCCCGCGCTGCCCAGCAACACAATTTGCACGCCCGGCGACCAGTGCGGCGGCATAAGCCATTTGCCGGCAAGCACCAGGATAAACATCGCCAGCGCCGCGCTAAAGGTGGGTGCGACGCTGCCCAGTTGGCGCAGGATCGAGACATGAAACGCTTGTTTAAAGAACAGCATATTGCAAAAAATCGTCAGGTAAGTGCGCAGTGCAAAACCGGCGGCAGCGGCGGCAATACCGTAGCGCACCAGCACGAGACCGATAAGGCAGTTGAGTGCAAACGCAACGCTGGCAATGGCCATCACCTTGCGTGTCTGGCCGCTGGCGGTGAGTGCGGCATTGACCTGGTAACCGATCACCAGCGGTGCTATACCCAGCGCGAGCCAGGTCATGACGGTACCGCTCTCGGCCCATTTGTCGGTAAATGCCAGGCGAATAAATTCCGGGCCCAGGGCGGCAGCGCCAAAAAAAACCGGGAAGGTAATGTAAGCGCTCATGCGCATCACGCGCAGGGTATTTTGCGCGCGCGCTTCGTTATCGCTGATTCTGGCCAGGGCCGGTAACAGGGTTTGCTCAAAGGGTTTGAGCAATATGTCCTGCAGGATAAACAGGGCGCGACCGCCAACCCGGAAAAAACCCATCGCCGCCGGGCCGAGCAATAAACCAACCAGTATTTCGTACACTTTGGATGCAATATTATTAATCGCCTGCGCCAGGGTCAGCGGTGTGGAAAAGCGAACCAGTGTGCGCGCATCGATGATGGAAAATTGCCAGCCTGGCCACCAGCGTGCCGCGTAGAGCGTCACCAGGGTGACGATCAGTTGATTCACTATTTGTTGCCACACCAGGGCCCAGACACCAAAACCATTCAGGGCCAGGACAATACCCAGCGCGCCGGCGAGCAAACTGCCCGCGACGGTGCGCAGGGCGATGGTGCGAAAATCAAATTCGCGCTTGAGTTTGCCCTCGTGGATGGCTTTAACCCCTTCCAGGAAAAAAATAATCGCCAGCACCTGCAGCAATTGTTTTGCGCGCGGATCGTAAAGCTGTGCGGTGAGCGGTGCCGCCAGGAAAATCACCAGCAGGGTAACCAGTGCCGCCAGGATCAGGTTGAGATAAAAACCGGTGGCTGCATAGCGGTTATCCCAATCGGTGTGACGCACAATCGCCTGGGACAAACCGGCATTGACCAGGATTTTTCCCAGCTCCACCACAATCAGCGCAAAGGCGACCAGCCCTATGTCCTCCGGTGCAAGCAGGCGCGAGAGCACAATAAAAATCACAAAGCTGATCAGGCTGTTGCCGCTGGCGGCGGCGCTCATCCAGGCGGTGCTTGTGCCAAAGTGGTGTTTCAAGCTCATGGGTGTTCCTGTTTCAAATCGGCACCGGCTTGTACAAGCGGGGTTCGCGCAAGTACATCCTGGTAAAACGCCAGGGTTGCCAGGGCGAGCTTGTCCCAATCCAGCGCATCCAGCGGGCAGGGGCCGGTGCGCGCATGGCGAACCAGGGCACTGACGGCTTGTACCAGGTTGTGTGAGTTGAGTTCACCGGCGTAACCGTAAACCCATTGGCTGCCCAGTTC from Cellvibrio japonicus Ueda107 includes:
- a CDS encoding glycosyltransferase family 25 protein, with the translated sequence MIPSYLINLDRDQERLAFVLAHFQQQGINPERFAAVDGRQYSELEYQRFIAQRPRQGKKSWLRGQMGCFLSHYGVWQRIVNSRVRFAAVFEDDIHIAPGLYELLEGDDWIADSVDIIRLDTSTNRVRLGPEPALQCHSHYFYRLLSTSWCTGGYIIHQRTARQLLDLAPRYHQPSDVLLFNHEESAIARQLKVLQASPALCVQDKHHRGAVTFSSNIEAGATRDWRLYCRQCLQGGYRYLAGYKRVEFKG
- a CDS encoding lipopolysaccharide biosynthesis protein, which encodes MSLKHHFGTSTAWMSAAASGNSLISFVIFIVLSRLLAPEDIGLVAFALIVVELGKILVNAGLSQAIVRHTDWDNRYAATGFYLNLILAALVTLLVIFLAAPLTAQLYDPRAKQLLQVLAIIFFLEGVKAIHEGKLKREFDFRTIALRTVAGSLLAGALGIVLALNGFGVWALVWQQIVNQLIVTLVTLYAARWWPGWQFSIIDARTLVRFSTPLTLAQAINNIASKVYEILVGLLLGPAAMGFFRVGGRALFILQDILLKPFEQTLLPALARISDNEARAQNTLRVMRMSAYITFPVFFGAAALGPEFIRLAFTDKWAESGTVMTWLALGIAPLVIGYQVNAALTASGQTRKVMAIASVAFALNCLIGLVLVRYGIAAAAAGFALRTYLTIFCNMLFFKQAFHVSILRQLGSVAPTFSAALAMFILVLAGKWLMPPHWSPGVQIVLLGSAGACCYIAIMSLVFRQETRHILGESAALAPARAKPVINKLQQWLGFI